Proteins encoded within one genomic window of Nitrospirota bacterium:
- a CDS encoding peptidyl-prolyl cis-trans isomerase: MAIRQTSFNSRQSLEKTSEDRSQKTDSCTYFPLCYLSSIICLLLSVFCLLSLWSCASAPKKEKTADVLAIVEGEPITEGDLEYSLEIAHRREDLSSAKGIDISQYMQKLVDDRLIAIEAKRAGVEKYPEVQNKIEAYILRESVVKLYNEEIEKKINVSEADIVDYYKKNNEEFSLGIIELSSEKDAQDIMEKLKKGEDFKKLAAENSTHVSKKDGGEITLQRRSMGSFFEEAASGLKPGDLSGIKQSGDKYYIVKLINRQEAPEEGLEKVRGSIAAQLKSQKAKDRSNEYLRDLREKIKPRINNELLSSINLKGGNEEREKWAGDERPLVEIDSTTLKVKDFVAMLSSSDENIKEPVLNRWIDRKLVDVEALARHYELNSDLKDMLQRYKNQILKDAFTNKMLVPQIKISDQEMTAYYSAHKEDFANPLRYKLQQITVKTREEAEDILKSLKNGADFSWLAKTKSIGPNASTGGTTDWLVKEQLPAEIKSIIDTLNPGDIGPVVEADSNFEIFRLQEKTPKEFIEFNNVKPVIQRKVFMEKFKKLYDEYLAKLKKDAQITINEAAVESFKKMFGK; this comes from the coding sequence ATGGCAATAAGACAGACCTCATTCAACAGTCGTCAGTCCCTCGAAAAGACCTCAGAAGACAGAAGTCAGAAGACAGATAGCTGCACATATTTTCCCCTCTGTTATCTGTCTTCTATTATCTGTCTTCTGTTATCTGTCTTCTGTCTTCTGTCATTATGGAGCTGCGCCTCCGCCCCGAAAAAAGAAAAAACAGCGGATGTACTGGCAATTGTGGAGGGCGAGCCGATCACTGAAGGAGACCTTGAATATTCGCTTGAGATAGCCCACCGGAGAGAAGACCTCTCTTCCGCTAAAGGGATCGATATTTCTCAATATATGCAGAAGCTTGTAGACGACAGGTTGATTGCAATTGAGGCGAAGCGCGCGGGGGTGGAAAAATACCCGGAGGTGCAGAATAAAATCGAGGCATATATTCTGAGGGAATCGGTTGTAAAGCTTTATAACGAAGAAATAGAAAAAAAGATAAACGTTAGCGAGGCGGACATAGTTGATTACTACAAAAAGAACAACGAAGAGTTCTCCCTCGGCATAATAGAGCTCAGCTCTGAAAAGGACGCGCAGGACATTATGGAAAAACTGAAAAAGGGTGAAGATTTCAAAAAGCTTGCTGCGGAGAATTCCACCCATGTTTCAAAGAAAGACGGCGGAGAAATAACGCTCCAGCGAAGGTCCATGGGGTCATTCTTTGAAGAGGCCGCCTCAGGCCTTAAGCCCGGAGACTTAAGCGGCATCAAACAAAGCGGAGACAAATACTACATCGTAAAATTAATAAACCGGCAGGAGGCCCCTGAGGAAGGACTTGAAAAGGTCAGGGGGAGCATCGCCGCCCAGCTTAAATCACAGAAGGCAAAAGACAGGAGCAATGAATATCTTAGAGACCTGCGCGAAAAGATAAAGCCGAGGATCAACAATGAACTGCTTTCTTCCATTAATTTAAAAGGCGGAAACGAGGAAAGGGAGAAATGGGCCGGGGATGAAAGGCCCCTGGTCGAGATCGACAGCACGACCCTCAAGGTAAAGGACTTTGTGGCAATGCTTTCATCAAGCGACGAGAACATTAAAGAGCCTGTCCTTAACCGCTGGATCGACCGGAAACTGGTGGATGTTGAGGCCCTGGCCCGGCATTACGAATTAAATTCAGACCTGAAGGACATGCTTCAGCGTTACAAAAACCAGATACTCAAAGATGCCTTCACAAATAAAATGCTCGTGCCGCAAATAAAGATCTCGGACCAGGAGATGACCGCATACTACTCAGCCCATAAAGAAGACTTTGCAAACCCGCTCAGATATAAGCTGCAGCAGATTACCGTTAAAACAAGAGAAGAAGCTGAGGACATTTTAAAAAGTCTGAAAAACGGAGCTGATTTTTCATGGCTGGCAAAGACTAAATCAATAGGTCCGAATGCATCAACCGGCGGGACAACGGACTGGCTTGTTAAAGAGCAGTTGCCTGCTGAGATAAAAAGCATCATTGACACTCTGAATCCGGGAGACATCGGCCCGGTCGTTGAGGCGGATTCTAATTTTGAGATATTCAGATTGCAGGAAAAGACCCCGAAAGAGTTTATAGAGTTCAACAATGTAAAACCTGTCATCCAGAGAAAAGTTTTCATGGAAAAGTTCAAAAAGCTTTATGATGAATATCTGGCCAAACTGAAGAAAGACGCCCAGATAACAATAAATGAAGCTGCTGTGGAGTCGTTTAAAAAAATGTTCGGCAAATAA
- a CDS encoding DUF799 family lipoprotein, whose product MNSLIRKKVFSGMVISLCLIFMSGCSGSIKHYVRPNTDAAKIKKIAVLPFENFTPDTFADKKVRSLAIIDLLSRGLDVIEPGEVLKTLQEMKVKSAQSLTQQDIMNIGETLNVESVMTGSVEAFGISRGISVSYPEVSVNLMLFDAKTGKVIWSVWHTAGGASFWSRHFGAEGATLDETSKKVIKEAIDTLF is encoded by the coding sequence ATGAACAGCTTAATAAGAAAAAAAGTATTCTCCGGCATGGTCATAAGCCTTTGCCTGATTTTCATGTCGGGATGCTCAGGCAGCATAAAGCATTATGTCAGGCCGAACACCGACGCCGCCAAAATTAAGAAGATCGCGGTGCTGCCGTTTGAGAATTTTACGCCTGATACATTCGCTGACAAGAAGGTCAGGAGCCTTGCAATTATAGACCTTCTGTCAAGGGGCCTTGATGTCATAGAACCCGGAGAGGTATTAAAGACCCTGCAGGAGATGAAGGTGAAATCCGCCCAATCCCTGACCCAGCAGGACATTATGAATATCGGCGAAACCCTCAATGTAGAATCCGTTATGACGGGGTCCGTTGAAGCGTTTGGCATAAGCAGGGGGATATCGGTTTCCTACCCCGAGGTCTCCGTCAATTTGATGCTGTTTGACGCAAAGACGGGGAAGGTCATCTGGTCGGTATGGCATACCGCGGGGGGCGCAAGCTTCTGGAGCAGGCACTTTGGGGCCGAGGGGGCCACGCTCGACGAAACTTCAAAAAAAGTAATAAAAGAAGCGATCGATACATTATTTTAA